From Procambarus clarkii isolate CNS0578487 chromosome 49, FALCON_Pclarkii_2.0, whole genome shotgun sequence, a single genomic window includes:
- the LOC138351452 gene encoding coiled-coil domain-containing protein 85A-like, translated as MATRGGSPEHVVKAPCGCSLEHAVKAPRSGLPEHVVKAPRGGSPEHVVKAPREHVVKAPRGGSPEPVVKAPRGGSPEHMVKALRGGSPEHEIKASRGGTLEHVVKAPRGCTPEHVVNAPRRGSLEHAPRGGSPEHVVKATRGGSPEHVVKAPCGCSLEHAVKAPRSGAPEHVVKAPRGDSVEHVVKAPRGGAPEHVVKAPRGGTLEHVVKAPRGGIPEHVVKAPRGGTLEHVVKVPRGGSPALVVKAPRGSSLEHVVKVPRAGSPEHVVKAPRGGSPEHVVKAPRGSSSEHVVKTPRGGS; from the exons ATGGCTACACGTGGTGGCTCCCCAGAACACGTGGTCAAGGCTCCATGTGGTTGCTCGCTAGAACACGCTGTCAAGGCTCCACGTAGTGGTTTACCAGAACACGTGGTCAAGGCTCCACGTGGTGGCTCACCAGAACACGTGGTCAAGGCTCCACGTG AACACGTGGTCAAGGCTCCACGTGGTGGCTCGCCAGAACCAGTGGTCAAGGCTCCACGTGGTGGCTCACCAGAACACATGGTCAAGGCTCTACGTGGTGGCTCGCCAGAACACGAGATCAAGGCTTCACGTGGTGGCACCCTAGAACATGTGGTCAAGGCTCCACGTGGTTGCACACCAGAACACGTGGTTAACGCTCCACGTCGTGGCTCACTAGAACAC GCTCCACGTGGTGGCTCACCTGAACACGTGGTCAAGGCTACACGTGGTGGCTCCCCAGAACACGTAGTCAAGGCTCCATGTGGTTGCTCGCTAGAACACGCTGTCAAGGCTCCACGTAGTGGCGCGCCAGAACACGTGGTCAAGGCTCCACGTGGTGACTCGGTAGAACACGTGGTCAAGGCTCCACGTGGTGGCGCGCCAGAACACGTGGTCAAGGCTCCACGTGGTGGCACCCTAGAACATGTGGTCAAGGCTCCACGTGGTGGCATACCAGAACACGTGGTCAAGGCTCCACGTGGTGGCACCCTAGAACACGTAGTCAAGGTTCCACGTGGTGGCTCACCAGCACTCGTGGTCAAGGCTCCACGTGGTAGCTCCTTAGAACACGTAGTCAAGGTTCCACGTGCTGGTTCACCAGAACACGTGGTCAAGGCTCCACGTGGTGGCTCACCAGAACACGTGGTCAAGGCTCCACGTGGTAGCTCATCAGAACACGTGGTCAAGACTCCACGTGGTGGCTCATAA
- the LOC138351451 gene encoding collagen alpha-1(V) chain-like — protein MTTCCIEPPRGALTTCSSELPLGALTTQEWTGDPTHLQGESDPTHLQGEGDPTHLQGEGDPTHLQGERDPTHLQGERDPTYLQSERDPTHLQGEGDPTHLQGERDPTHLQSEGDPTHLQGEGHPLTHLQGEGDPTHLQSEGDPTHLQSEGDPTHLQSEGDPTHLQGEGHPLTHLQGEGDPTHLQSEGDPTHLQSEGDPTHLQGEGHPLTHLQGEGDPTHLQSEGDPTHLQSEGDPTHLQSERDPTHLQSEGDPSHLQSEGDPTHLQSERDPTHLQGERDPTHLQSERDPTHLHGEGDPTHLQSERDPTHLQGEGDPTHLQGEGDPTHLQGEGDPTHLQSERDPTHLQSEGDPTHLQGEGDPTHLQSERDPTHLQSESDPTHLQSERDPTHLQSEGDPTHLQSEGDPTHLQGEGDPTHLQGEGDPTHLQSERDPTHLQGEGDPTHLQGERDPTHLQSERDPTHLQSERDPTHLQSERDPTHLQGEGDPTHLQGEGDLTHLQGEGDPTHLQGEGDPTHLQGEGDPTHLQSEGDPTHLQGEGDPTHLQGEGDPTHLQGEVDPTHLQGEGDPTHLQGEGDPTHLQGERDPTHLQGEGDPTHLQSEGDPTHLQGEGDPTHLQGERDPTHLQGEVDPTHLQGEGDPTHLQGEGDPTHLQGERDPTHLQGEGDPTHLQSERDPTHLKGEGDPTHLQSERDPTHLQGEGDPTHLQGHPTHLQGERDPTHLQSEGDPTHLQGEGDPTHLQSERDPTHLQGEGDPTHLQGEGHPTHLQSERDPTHLQGEGDPTHLQGEGDPTHLQGEGDPTHLQGEGDPTHLQGEGDPTHLQGEGDPTHLQSERDPTHLQGEGDPTHLHSERDPTHLQSERDPTHLQSERDPTHL, from the exons ATGACGACGTGTTGTATTGAGCCACCACGTGGAGCCTTGACCACGTGTTCTAGTGAGCTACCACTTGGAGCCTTGACCACGCAGGAGTGGACAG GTGACCCAACTCACCTCCAGGGTGAAAGTGACCCAACTCACCTCCAGGGTGAAGGTGACCCAACTCACCTCCAGGGTGAAGGTgacccaacacacctccagggtgaacgtgacccaacacacctccagggtgaACGTGACCCAACTTACCTCCAGAGTGAACGTgacccaacacacctccagggtgaaggtgacccaacacacctccagggtgaacgtgacccaacacacctccagagtgaaggtgacccaacacacctccagggtgaAGGTCACCCATTAACACACCTCCAGGGTGAAGGTgacccaacacacctccagagtgaaggtgacccaacacacctccagagtgaaggtgacccaacacacctccagagtgaaggtgacccaacacacctccagggtgaAGGTCACCCATTAACACACCTCCAGGGTGAAGGTgacccaacacacctccagagtgaaggtgacccaacacacctccagagtgaaggtgacccaacacacctccagggtgaAGGTCACCCATTAACACACCTCCAGGGTGAAGGTgacccaacacacctccagagtgaaggtgacccaacacacctccagagtgaaggtgacccaacacacctccagagtgaacgtgacccaacacacctccagagtgAAGGTGACCCATCACACCTCCAGAGTGAAGGTgacccaacacacctccagagtgaacgtgacccaacacacctccagggtgaacgtgacccaacacacctccagagtgAACGTGACCCAACACACCTCCATGGTGAAGGTgacccaacacacctccagagtgaacgtgacccaacacacctccagggtgaaggtgacccaacacacctccagggtgaAGGTGACCCAACTCACCTCCAGGGTGAAGGTGACCCAACTCACCTCCAGAGTGAACGTGACCCAACTCACCTCCAGAGTGAAGGTgacccaacacacctccagggtgaAGGTGACCCAACTCACCTCCAGAGTGAACGTGACCCAACTCACCTCCAGAGTGAAAGTGACCCAACTCACCTCCAGAGTGAACGTGACCCAACTCACCTCCAGAGTGAAGGTgacccaacacacctccagagtgAAGGTGACCCAACTCACCTCCAGGGTGAAGGTGACCCAACTCACCTCCAGGGTGAAGGTgacccaacacacctccagagtgAACGTGACCCAACTCACCTCCAGGGTGAAGGTgacccaacacacctccagggtgaacgtgacccaacacacctccagagtgaacgtgacccaacacacctccagagtgaacgtgacccaacacacctccagagtgAACGTGACCCAACTCACCTCCAGGGTGAAGGTGACCCAACTCACCTCCAGGGTGAAGGTGACCTAACTCACCTCCAGGGTGAAGGTGACCCAACTCACCTCCAGGGTGAAGGTGACCCAACTCACCTCCAGGGTGAAGGTGACCCAACTCACCTCCAGAGTGAAGGTGACCCAACTCACCTCCAGGGTGAAGGTgacccaacacacctccagggtgaAGGTGACCCAACTCACCTCCAGGGTGAAGTTgacccaacacacctccagggtgaAGGTGACCCAACACACCTACAGGGTGAAGGTGACCCAACTCACCTCCAGGGTGAACGTGACCCAACTCACCTCCAGGGTGAAGGTGACCCAACTCACCTCCAGAGTGAAGGTGACCCAACTCACCTCCAGGGTGAAGGTgacccaacacacctccagggtgaACGTGACCCAACTCATCTCCAGGGTGAAGTTgacccaacacacctccagggtgaAGGTGACCCAACACACCTACAGGGTGAAGGTGACCCAACTCACCTCCAGGGTGAACGTGACCCAACTCACCTCCAGGGTGAAGGTgacccaacacacctccagagtgAACGTGACCCAACTCACCTCAAGGGTGAAGGTgacccaacacacctccagagtgaacgtgacccaacacacctccagggtgaaggtgacccaacacacctccagg GTCACCCAACTCACCTCCAGGGTGAACGTGACCCAACTCACCTCCAGAGTGAAGGTGACCCAACTCACCTCCAGGGTGAAGGTGACCCAACTCACCTCCAGAGTGAACGTgacccaacacacctccagggtgaAGGTGACCCAACTCACCTCCAGGGTGAAGGTcacccaacacacctccagagtgaacgtgacccaacacacctccagggtgaAGGTGACCCAACTCACCTCCAGGGTGAAGGTGACCCAACTCACCTCCAGGGTGAAGGTgacccaacacacctccagggtgaaggtgacccaacacacctccagggtgaAGGTGACCCAACTCACCTCCAGGGTGAAGGTgacccaacacacctccagagtgaacgtgacccaacacacctccagggtgaaggtgacccaacacacctccatagtgaacgtgacccaacacacctccagagtgaacgtgacccaacacacctccagagtgAACGTGACCCAACACACCTCTAG